A stretch of the Sulfurospirillum tamanense genome encodes the following:
- the cytX gene encoding putative hydroxymethylpyrimidine transporter CytX, which yields MEPKSGTFGNMTLVVLWFGASVSIAEIMTGGLLAPMGFSPALVGIMVGHLLGAVLLYLGGTIGAQSGLPSMVSTRLSFGLVGSRLFAVLNILQLIGWTAIMIISGANAANEISQLVMGVSSHLAWALALGIAIMAWIWLGAEGFTKLNVVAVVLLFALTLVLAYVVFDTGAHHTKATSGASFSMGLALELSIIMPLSWLPLIGDYTRFAKNKTAGVWGATTGYFLGSTLMYIIGLGAALHSGSADPSQMMLAANLGLFALSIVVLSTVTTTFLDAYSAGVSTTAIFPKIKERHAAVGMAFVGLCLALWVPMHQYEHFLYAIGSVFGPLFAIVLCDYFFFQNRALNPKLLLHVNALVVWIIGVGAYYAFKGMDLEIGAVLPTMAFTALVFTVIKKSTKSWKFERENVA from the coding sequence ATGGAACCCAAAAGCGGTACATTTGGCAATATGACGTTGGTTGTTTTATGGTTTGGCGCATCGGTATCTATTGCAGAGATTATGACAGGGGGATTGCTAGCACCTATGGGATTTTCACCCGCGCTTGTGGGGATTATGGTGGGCCATCTTTTGGGGGCTGTGTTGCTCTATTTGGGTGGCACCATTGGTGCGCAAAGCGGCCTGCCTTCGATGGTGAGCACACGTTTGAGCTTTGGCTTGGTGGGGTCTCGTTTGTTTGCGGTGCTCAATATTTTACAGCTTATTGGCTGGACAGCCATTATGATTATCAGCGGGGCAAACGCAGCCAATGAGATTAGTCAGTTGGTCATGGGTGTGAGTAGCCATTTGGCGTGGGCGTTGGCTCTTGGTATTGCTATCATGGCGTGGATTTGGCTGGGAGCAGAGGGATTTACAAAGCTCAATGTTGTTGCTGTTGTTTTGCTTTTTGCATTGACGTTGGTACTGGCTTATGTGGTCTTTGATACGGGGGCGCATCACACTAAAGCTACCTCTGGGGCTTCTTTTTCGATGGGGTTGGCGTTGGAGCTTAGTATCATCATGCCGCTCTCTTGGCTTCCGTTGATTGGGGATTATACCCGTTTTGCTAAAAATAAAACTGCCGGGGTCTGGGGTGCTACAACGGGGTATTTTTTAGGAAGTACGCTGATGTATATTATTGGGCTTGGGGCTGCTTTGCACTCAGGAAGTGCCGACCCTTCTCAGATGATGCTCGCGGCCAATTTAGGATTGTTTGCTTTGAGTATTGTGGTACTCTCAACAGTGACCACAACGTTTTTAGATGCCTATTCTGCAGGGGTGAGCACCACGGCAATTTTCCCCAAAATAAAAGAACGTCATGCGGCAGTAGGGATGGCATTTGTGGGCTTATGTTTGGCTCTTTGGGTTCCAATGCACCAGTACGAACACTTTCTATACGCTATTGGATCGGTTTTTGGTCCCTTGTTTGCGATTGTGTTGTGTGATTATTTTTTCTTTCAAAACCGTGCGTTAAATCCAAAATTACTCTTACATGTAAACGCTTTGGTGGTTTGGATTATAGGGGTTGGAGCGTATTATGCGTTTAAAGGGATGGATTTAGAAATAGGGGCTGTGTTGCCCACGATGGCTTTTACTGCCTTGGTATTTACAGTGATAAAAAAGAGCACAAAGAGCTGGAAGTTTGAAAGAGAAAATGTGGCGTAA
- the folE gene encoding GTP cyclohydrolase I FolE — MDTQAKFEEAVRTILTLIGEDVTREGLEKTPARVFKAFEFMTQGYTQDPKQVLGDALFESTNDEMVLIRDIEFYSMCEHHLLPIIGRAHVAYIPNSKVVGLSKIPRMVNVFARRLQIQEQLTEQIAEAIHDVIKPKGVGVVLQARHMCMEMRGVEKINSTTTTSALRGSFLKNPDTRREFFSLINSPQGMRY, encoded by the coding sequence ATGGACACACAAGCCAAATTTGAAGAAGCTGTTCGCACGATTTTAACCCTTATTGGCGAAGATGTCACCCGTGAAGGGTTGGAAAAAACCCCTGCGCGCGTTTTTAAAGCCTTTGAGTTTATGACGCAAGGCTACACCCAAGACCCCAAACAAGTCCTTGGTGACGCACTTTTTGAAAGCACCAATGACGAAATGGTACTCATCCGTGATATCGAATTTTATTCCATGTGTGAACACCACCTTCTGCCCATCATCGGACGAGCCCATGTGGCGTACATTCCCAACAGTAAAGTCGTAGGGCTTTCTAAAATTCCCCGTATGGTTAATGTCTTTGCCAGACGCCTTCAAATTCAAGAACAACTCACCGAACAAATCGCCGAAGCTATTCATGATGTCATCAAGCCCAAGGGGGTTGGTGTGGTGCTTCAAGCACGCCACATGTGCATGGAAATGCGTGGGGTGGAAAAAATCAACTCCACCACCACCACTTCAGCATTACGGGGTTCTTTTTTAAAAAACCCCGACACCCGGCGCGAATTTTTTTCTCTTATTAATTCGCCACAAGGAATGCGCTACTAA